The following coding sequences are from one Mesorhizobium onobrychidis window:
- a CDS encoding Do family serine endopeptidase, producing MNIAPNSYPRTRKRLMAAAASVAIAGAIGFGAVATGTAPVLAEAVRVEAPQVPSFADVVERVSPAVVSVRVKAKIESTADDGSDLPDGFGNLPDDPQLRRFFREFRGFGDQDGQDGMRRFGRRDHNRQPRPVAQGSGFFISEDGYLVTNNHVVGDGSSFTVVMHDGKELDAKLVGTDPRTDLAVLKVEGDGKFTYVDFADDSKVRVGDWVVAVGNPFGLGGTVTAGIVSARGRDIGAGPYDDFIQIDASVNRGNSGGPTFNLNGQVVGINTAIFSPSGGSVGIAFDIPASTAKAVVQDLMKNGSVQRGWLGVEIQPVTSEIAESLGLKSDKGALVSSAQDDGPGKKAGISAGDVITQVDGKDVASPRELARLIGAYQPGKPVDVTVWRDGKSETVKVDLGKLPSSDKQASVEQQPSAPPTADTLADLGLTVTRSDDGKGLVVTDVDPDSDAADRGIQPGDIITSVNSTEVNGADDVAKAMADAMKSGRKSVLMQISRDDSNRFVALPVAKG from the coding sequence ATGAATATTGCCCCCAATTCATATCCCCGCACCCGCAAACGCCTGATGGCTGCCGCCGCTTCAGTGGCCATTGCCGGCGCGATCGGCTTCGGCGCCGTTGCCACCGGGACAGCCCCGGTCCTGGCCGAGGCCGTGCGTGTCGAGGCGCCGCAGGTCCCGAGCTTCGCCGATGTGGTCGAGCGCGTTTCGCCGGCGGTCGTCAGTGTCCGCGTCAAAGCCAAGATAGAATCGACCGCCGACGACGGCTCCGACCTGCCCGACGGCTTCGGCAATCTTCCCGACGATCCGCAATTGCGCCGCTTCTTCAGGGAGTTCCGTGGCTTCGGCGATCAGGATGGCCAGGATGGAATGCGGCGTTTCGGGCGCCGTGACCACAACCGCCAGCCGCGGCCGGTCGCCCAGGGGTCCGGTTTCTTCATCTCCGAGGATGGCTACCTCGTCACCAACAACCATGTCGTCGGAGACGGCTCGTCCTTCACGGTGGTGATGCATGACGGCAAGGAACTCGACGCCAAGTTGGTTGGCACAGATCCGCGCACCGATCTCGCCGTGCTCAAGGTCGAAGGCGACGGCAAGTTCACCTATGTCGACTTCGCCGATGATTCCAAGGTTCGCGTCGGCGACTGGGTCGTGGCCGTCGGCAATCCGTTCGGCCTCGGCGGCACGGTCACCGCCGGCATCGTCTCGGCCCGTGGCCGCGATATCGGCGCCGGCCCCTATGACGACTTCATCCAGATCGACGCCTCGGTGAACCGCGGCAATTCGGGCGGCCCGACCTTCAACCTCAACGGCCAGGTCGTCGGCATCAACACCGCAATCTTCTCGCCGTCCGGCGGCAGCGTCGGCATTGCCTTCGACATTCCTGCCTCGACGGCAAAGGCGGTCGTGCAGGATCTGATGAAGAACGGCTCCGTCCAGCGCGGCTGGCTTGGCGTCGAGATCCAGCCGGTCACTTCCGAAATTGCCGAATCGCTCGGGCTGAAATCCGATAAGGGTGCGCTCGTTTCCAGCGCCCAGGACGATGGTCCCGGCAAGAAGGCCGGCATATCAGCCGGTGACGTCATCACTCAGGTGGACGGCAAGGACGTTGCTTCGCCGAGGGAACTCGCCCGTCTGATCGGCGCCTACCAGCCCGGCAAGCCGGTCGACGTCACGGTGTGGCGTGACGGCAAGAGTGAGACCGTCAAAGTCGATCTCGGCAAACTGCCCTCGAGCGACAAGCAGGCCTCGGTCGAGCAGCAGCCTTCCGCTCCGCCAACGGCCGACACGCTGGCCGATCTCGGTCTCACCGTCACCAGGTCCGACGATGGCAAGGGGCTTGTGGTGACCGATGTCGATCCCGACAGCGATGCCGCCGATCGCGGCATCCAGCCCGGCGACATCATCACCTCAGTCAATTCGACGGAGGTCAATGGCGCCGACGACGTCGCCAAGGCCATGGCCGACGCCATGAAGTCCGGCCGCAAGTCGGTGCTGATGCAGATCAGCCGCGACGACAGCAACCGCTTCGTCGCGCTGCCTGTCGCCAAGGGCTGA
- the ccmE gene encoding cytochrome c maturation protein CcmE, whose translation MTRKQKRLSVVAGGLAFLGAATGLTFYALGQKASYFYMPADLTNASLQPGQRIRLGGLVEKGTIERGQGATVAFSVTDNQKQVKVTYTGILPDLFREEQGVITEGTFRPDGVFVADSVLAKHDENYMPKEVAESLKSKGVWQESKSD comes from the coding sequence ATGACGCGCAAGCAGAAAAGACTGTCGGTGGTCGCCGGAGGGTTGGCCTTTCTCGGTGCCGCCACCGGTCTGACCTTCTACGCGCTCGGCCAGAAGGCCTCCTACTTCTACATGCCCGCCGATCTGACCAACGCCAGCCTGCAGCCCGGGCAGCGTATCAGGCTCGGCGGCCTCGTCGAAAAAGGTACGATCGAGCGCGGTCAGGGGGCCACCGTCGCCTTTTCGGTGACCGACAACCAGAAGCAGGTCAAGGTCACCTACACCGGCATTCTTCCCGACCTTTTCCGCGAGGAGCAGGGCGTCATCACTGAAGGCACGTTTCGCCCGGACGGCGTCTTCGTCGCCGACAGCGTGCTGGCCAAACACGACGAGAACTACATGCCCAAGGAGGTGGCCGAGAGCCTCAAATCCAAGGGCGTGTGGCAGGAGAGCAAGAGTGACTAA
- a CDS encoding heme lyase CcmF/NrfE family subunit: protein MVETGHFALVLAFALSLVQTLVPMFGACMNNQKMMAVGGPVAVTGFALTALSFAALAIAYATSDFSVANVWDNSHSLQPLIYKITGTWGNHEGSMLLWVLILTFFGALVAAFGSNLPATLRANVLAVQGAIGATFFLFILATSNPFARLNPAPIEGRDLNPILQDLGLAIHPPLLYLGYVGFSICFSFSVAALIEGRIDASWARWVRPWTLVAWMFLTGGIAMGSYWAYYELGWGGFWFWDPVENASFMPWLAGTALLHSAIVMEKRSALKIWTLLLAILTFSLSLLGTFLVRSGVLTSVHTFATDPTRGVFILSILTLFIGGSLALFAFRASRLTAGGLFHPISREGALVLNNLFLTTATATVLIGTLYPLAVEAVSADKISVGAPFFNLTFGPLMVPLLVVVPFGPLLAWKRGDIFAVAQRLMAAFAAALLAVLVTALFIDGASVFAALGVGLAFWLICGALTDVAVKCGFGTVAPGVMLRRFAGLPRSVFGTALAHLGLGLTTLGIVGTLCFGTEKILSMHAGETVQLSGHMLRFEGLYPAQGPNYSEDRGRFALLGAGGNTTAVITSAKRSYPVRQMTTTESGIKTIGFSQLYLSLGDEGPDGSVVVRLWWKPLVTLIWGGALIMMTGAAMSLMDRRLRVGAPSRRRKSTGAVPSASLP, encoded by the coding sequence ATGGTTGAAACCGGACATTTCGCGCTGGTCCTGGCGTTCGCGCTGTCTTTGGTGCAGACGCTGGTGCCGATGTTCGGCGCGTGCATGAACAACCAGAAGATGATGGCCGTCGGCGGTCCGGTCGCGGTGACCGGCTTTGCCTTGACCGCTCTGTCCTTCGCGGCGCTGGCGATAGCCTATGCAACGTCCGATTTTTCGGTGGCCAACGTCTGGGACAACTCGCATTCGCTGCAGCCGCTGATCTACAAGATCACCGGCACCTGGGGCAATCACGAGGGCTCGATGCTGCTCTGGGTGCTGATCCTGACCTTTTTCGGCGCACTCGTCGCGGCTTTTGGCAGCAATCTTCCCGCGACGCTTCGAGCCAACGTGCTGGCCGTGCAAGGGGCGATCGGCGCCACCTTTTTCCTGTTCATCCTGGCGACGTCGAACCCGTTCGCCAGGCTCAATCCGGCGCCGATCGAGGGCCGCGATCTCAATCCGATCCTGCAGGATCTCGGCCTCGCCATCCATCCGCCGCTGCTCTATCTCGGCTATGTCGGCTTCTCGATCTGCTTTTCCTTCTCGGTCGCCGCCCTCATCGAAGGCCGCATCGACGCGTCCTGGGCGCGCTGGGTGCGGCCATGGACGCTGGTCGCCTGGATGTTCCTGACCGGCGGCATCGCCATGGGGTCCTACTGGGCCTATTACGAGCTTGGCTGGGGTGGTTTCTGGTTCTGGGATCCGGTCGAGAACGCCTCCTTCATGCCATGGCTGGCGGGCACGGCGCTGCTCCATTCGGCGATCGTCATGGAAAAACGCTCGGCCTTGAAGATCTGGACGCTGTTGCTGGCGATCCTGACCTTCTCGCTGTCGCTGCTCGGCACCTTCCTGGTGCGCTCCGGCGTGCTCACCTCCGTCCACACCTTCGCCACCGATCCGACGCGCGGCGTGTTTATTCTCAGCATCCTGACGCTGTTCATCGGCGGATCGTTGGCGCTGTTCGCCTTTCGCGCCTCGAGGTTGACGGCCGGTGGCCTGTTTCATCCGATCTCGCGCGAAGGGGCGCTGGTCCTCAACAATCTGTTCCTGACCACGGCCACCGCCACCGTGCTGATCGGCACGCTTTATCCGCTGGCGGTCGAGGCCGTTTCAGCCGACAAGATTTCGGTCGGCGCACCGTTCTTTAACCTGACATTCGGCCCGCTGATGGTGCCGCTATTGGTCGTGGTCCCGTTCGGGCCGCTGCTGGCCTGGAAACGCGGCGACATTTTCGCCGTCGCCCAGCGCCTGATGGCGGCCTTCGCCGCAGCGCTTCTGGCCGTGCTGGTGACGGCCTTGTTCATCGACGGCGCGTCGGTGTTCGCAGCACTTGGCGTCGGCCTGGCATTCTGGCTGATCTGCGGCGCGCTCACCGATGTTGCCGTCAAGTGCGGCTTTGGCACTGTCGCGCCCGGCGTCATGCTCAGGCGCTTCGCCGGCCTGCCGCGTTCGGTTTTCGGCACCGCGCTCGCCCATCTCGGCCTCGGGCTGACGACGCTGGGCATCGTCGGCACACTTTGCTTCGGCACCGAGAAGATCCTGTCGATGCATGCAGGCGAGACCGTGCAACTGTCCGGCCACATGCTGCGCTTCGAAGGGCTCTATCCAGCCCAGGGGCCTAATTACAGCGAGGATCGTGGCCGCTTCGCCCTGCTCGGCGCTGGTGGAAACACTACCGCCGTAATCACCTCGGCCAAGCGCTCCTATCCGGTCCGGCAGATGACGACGACCGAGTCCGGTATCAAGACGATTGGATTCAGCCAGCTCTACCTCTCGCTTGGCGACGAGGGGCCAGACGGCTCTGTCGTGGTGCGGCTGTGGTGGAAGCCGCTGGTGACGCTGATCTGGGGTGGTGCCCTTATCATGATGACAGGTGCTGCGATGTCGCTCATGGACCGGCGCCTGCGCGTCGGGGCACCGTCCCGCCGCCGCAAGTCGACGGGCGCCGTGCCTTCCGCGAGCCTGCCATGA
- a CDS encoding response regulator transcription factor produces the protein MKILVIEDDREAADYLQKAFTEAGHTAHVAGDGETGFALADSGDYDVMVVDRMLPRRDGLSVIAGLRSRGNTTPVLILSALGEVDDRVTGLRAGGDDYLTKPYAFSELLARVEVLNRRASAKEAETVYRVGDLELDRLSHSVRRAAREITLQPREFRLLEYLMRHAGQVVTRTMLLENVWDYHFDPQTNVIDVHVSRLRGKIEKGFDKPILHTVRGAGYMLKSG, from the coding sequence ATGAAGATTCTCGTCATAGAAGACGATCGCGAGGCGGCCGATTACCTCCAGAAAGCCTTTACCGAGGCCGGCCACACCGCCCATGTCGCCGGCGACGGCGAAACCGGCTTCGCGCTCGCTGACTCCGGCGACTATGACGTGATGGTCGTCGACCGCATGTTGCCGCGCCGCGACGGCCTGTCGGTCATCGCCGGTCTGAGATCCAGAGGCAATACAACGCCGGTGCTGATCCTGTCGGCGCTCGGCGAAGTCGACGACCGGGTCACCGGCTTGCGCGCCGGCGGCGACGACTATCTGACCAAGCCCTATGCCTTTTCCGAGCTTCTGGCCCGGGTCGAGGTGCTGAACCGCCGCGCCAGCGCCAAGGAAGCCGAAACCGTCTACCGGGTCGGCGATCTCGAACTCGACAGGCTCTCTCATTCGGTGCGGCGCGCGGCGCGCGAGATCACGCTGCAGCCGCGCGAGTTCCGCCTGCTTGAATATCTGATGCGCCATGCAGGCCAGGTGGTGACGCGCACCATGCTGCTGGAAAATGTCTGGGACTACCATTTCGATCCGCAGACCAACGTCATCGACGTTCACGTCTCGCGGCTGCGCGGCAAGATCGAGAAGGGCTTCGACAAGCCGATCCTGCACACGGTTCGTGGCGCCGGCTATATGCTCAAGAGCGGGTAG
- a CDS encoding sensor histidine kinase, translating into MALSMPAIMKTTAARLSALYLLLFAICAVLLVFYMTSLSARMLTGQTQETINDEVLGLARAYQRGGLPLLVRVVEQRSRQPGANLYLIADTNGQILTGNVQSLEPGVLEAEGWTTEPFSYRRFGEGELERQRNPVADPNEPSQSEVQVEGEKGHNAIALVLRLPNQMIMLVGRDLGEPERFRAVIRRALMLALGMMALGGFLIWFFVGRAALKRIDSVSEASRRIMGGDLSGRLPVTGAGDEFDRLSENLNSMLARIATLNEGLKQVSDNIAHDLKTPLTRLRNRAEATLSGKHNPTDYRQALEATIAESDQLIKTFNAILMISRLETGYSSESTSRVDLAASVRDVVELYEPVAEEAGVTLETWVQDGFAVEGNRELIGQALSNIVDNAIKYSTDSTAKPTVRVALDRVGSEIRLSVTDNGQGIPDDADRARATERFVRLEKSRSQPGSGLGLSLAKAIMTFHNGRLDLLPADPGLSVVMSFPEREDR; encoded by the coding sequence ATGGCTCTCTCCATGCCGGCCATCATGAAGACGACGGCAGCGCGGCTTTCGGCGCTCTATCTCCTGCTGTTCGCCATCTGTGCGGTGCTGCTCGTCTTCTACATGACCTCGCTGTCGGCACGCATGCTGACCGGCCAGACTCAGGAGACTATCAACGACGAAGTGCTCGGCCTCGCCCGGGCCTACCAGCGCGGCGGCTTGCCGCTACTGGTCCGCGTGGTGGAGCAGCGCTCCCGCCAGCCCGGCGCCAATCTCTATTTGATCGCCGACACCAACGGCCAGATCCTAACCGGAAACGTGCAGAGCCTGGAGCCCGGCGTTCTCGAGGCCGAGGGCTGGACGACGGAGCCGTTTTCCTACCGACGCTTCGGCGAGGGCGAGCTCGAGCGGCAGCGCAACCCGGTCGCCGACCCGAACGAACCCAGCCAGAGCGAAGTCCAGGTCGAAGGCGAGAAGGGCCACAACGCCATTGCCTTGGTGCTGCGCCTGCCGAACCAGATGATCATGCTCGTCGGCCGCGATCTTGGCGAGCCGGAGCGGTTCCGCGCCGTCATCCGCCGCGCTTTGATGCTGGCGCTCGGGATGATGGCGCTTGGCGGATTCTTGATCTGGTTCTTCGTCGGACGCGCGGCGTTGAAGCGGATCGACTCGGTGTCGGAGGCCAGTCGCCGCATCATGGGCGGCGACCTTTCCGGCCGGCTACCGGTCACCGGCGCCGGCGACGAGTTCGATCGCCTCTCCGAAAATCTCAATTCCATGCTGGCCAGAATCGCCACGCTGAACGAAGGGCTGAAGCAGGTCTCCGACAACATCGCCCACGATCTGAAGACGCCGCTGACCCGGCTGCGCAACCGCGCCGAAGCGACGCTCTCCGGCAAGCACAACCCCACCGACTACCGCCAGGCGCTGGAAGCGACCATCGCCGAGTCCGACCAGCTGATAAAGACCTTCAACGCCATCCTGATGATCTCCAGGCTGGAGACGGGCTATTCCTCAGAAAGCACCAGCCGGGTCGATCTGGCTGCGTCCGTGCGCGATGTCGTCGAGCTCTACGAGCCGGTGGCGGAGGAGGCGGGAGTGACACTCGAGACCTGGGTGCAGGATGGCTTCGCCGTCGAAGGCAATCGCGAGCTAATCGGCCAGGCGCTATCGAACATCGTCGACAACGCGATAAAATATTCGACCGATTCGACCGCCAAGCCGACCGTCCGCGTGGCGCTCGATCGCGTCGGTAGCGAAATCAGGCTTTCCGTCACAGACAACGGCCAGGGCATTCCCGACGATGCCGATCGCGCCAGGGCGACCGAGCGTTTCGTGCGCCTGGAGAAGAGCCGCTCGCAGCCGGGCTCCGGCCTGGGCCTCAGTCTCGCCAAGGCAATCATGACATTCCACAACGGACGGCTTGATCTCCTGCCCGCCGATCCCGGATTGTCCGTCGTCATGAGTTTTCCCGAACGGGAGGATCGCTGA
- a CDS encoding bifunctional [glutamine synthetase] adenylyltransferase/[glutamine synthetase]-adenylyl-L-tyrosine phosphorylase, with protein sequence MAVRAAAEQTNWLLKPAAKLVPLDRNRARRELSEIASAAQEDGLPRLAKFLTGKGAVQDFLAAVFDLSPFLRDTVRRRPQILDALFGETVVARLASIGAAIDKAARAEAISENSLMMELRQWKAKAHVLIALADLAGEAETAVTVQRLSDLADACTRAAVDFLLRDAHGQGKLKLPDLEDPARRSGWILLGMGKLGAHELNFSSDIDLVVFFDPQASAVVDPLDATELFSRLTRRLVRILQDRTEHGYVFRTDLRLRPDPGSTPLAIPVEAALRYYEARGQNWERAAMIKARPVAGDLDAGAAFLKDLQPYIWRKYMDYAAIADVHSIKRQIHAHKGLGEIAVKGHNVKLGRGGIREIEFFVQTQQLIAGGRFPELRGRETVPMLGQLAARGWITADARDALARQYWFLRRVEHAVQMVADEQIHVLPEDDEELERIARILGFADAAAFAEAFRAALHQVERHYAALFETAPELSAGIGNLVFTGDVDDPDTLQTLQRLGFQRASDICRVIRGWHFGRYRVTQSAEARERLTELTPALLQSFGQTRRADEALIRFDEFLAGLPAGIQLFSLLQSNPALLKLLATIMGAAPRLAAIITRRPHVFDGLLDPALLTELPDRAYLSGRLGAFLDGDRAYEDVLDRLRIFASEQKFLIGVRLLAGSIDPARAGRAFSDLADLTIDAALRAVIAEFALRHGRIAGGTVALLGMGKLGSRELTAGSDVDLILLYDHDADAEESDGDKPLAPSHYYSRMTQRLISAVSAPTAEGVLYELDLRLRPSGNKGPVATHVDAFKKYQRKDAWTWEHMALSRARAIGGDQALCTEVEAEVAAVLALPRDSAKVMAEAAEMRAMIEKEKPPRDLWDIKLIPGGLIDLEFIAQVAVITGKVEAGRRVTGTAEVLSRLVPDFAEAQVRQELCDAYALYLALTQMTRLCLTGVFERDDVPPGLLDLLLAVTDLPDFGVLEAHLKETSQKVRKDFDLLLRAKRS encoded by the coding sequence ATGGCGGTGAGGGCGGCTGCGGAACAGACCAACTGGCTTCTGAAGCCGGCGGCAAAGCTCGTTCCCTTGGATCGGAACCGCGCCAGGCGGGAATTGTCGGAAATCGCTTCCGCTGCGCAGGAAGACGGGCTTCCCCGGCTCGCGAAATTTCTCACCGGCAAGGGCGCCGTCCAGGATTTCCTCGCCGCAGTGTTCGACCTGTCGCCGTTTCTCCGCGACACAGTACGCCGCCGCCCGCAGATCCTGGACGCGCTTTTCGGTGAGACGGTCGTGGCCCGGCTAGCGTCGATCGGCGCCGCCATCGACAAGGCCGCGCGGGCGGAAGCCATCTCTGAAAACAGCCTGATGATGGAGCTGCGGCAATGGAAAGCGAAAGCGCATGTTCTGATCGCGCTGGCCGACCTTGCAGGCGAGGCTGAAACAGCAGTCACAGTACAGCGGCTGAGCGATCTTGCCGACGCCTGCACCCGCGCTGCCGTCGACTTCCTGCTTCGCGACGCGCACGGACAAGGCAAGCTCAAACTGCCGGACCTCGAGGATCCGGCGCGCCGGTCGGGCTGGATCCTGCTCGGCATGGGCAAGCTGGGCGCCCATGAGCTGAACTTCTCCTCCGACATCGACCTCGTCGTTTTCTTCGACCCGCAGGCGTCTGCGGTCGTCGACCCGCTCGATGCGACGGAGCTGTTTTCGCGCCTGACGCGCCGGCTGGTCCGCATTCTCCAGGATCGCACCGAACACGGCTATGTTTTCCGCACCGACCTCAGGCTTCGTCCCGATCCCGGTTCTACGCCGCTGGCGATCCCGGTCGAGGCGGCACTGCGCTACTACGAGGCGCGCGGCCAGAACTGGGAGCGCGCCGCCATGATCAAGGCGCGTCCGGTGGCCGGCGATCTTGATGCCGGTGCTGCGTTCCTGAAGGATCTCCAGCCCTACATCTGGCGCAAATACATGGACTATGCGGCGATCGCCGACGTCCATTCGATCAAGCGCCAGATCCACGCCCACAAGGGTCTTGGTGAGATCGCGGTGAAGGGCCACAACGTCAAGCTCGGCCGCGGCGGCATTCGCGAGATCGAATTTTTCGTCCAGACCCAGCAGCTCATCGCCGGCGGTCGCTTCCCCGAGCTGCGCGGCCGCGAGACCGTGCCGATGCTTGGCCAGCTTGCGGCACGCGGCTGGATCACGGCCGATGCGCGCGACGCGCTCGCCCGGCAATACTGGTTCCTGCGCCGCGTCGAGCATGCCGTCCAGATGGTCGCCGATGAGCAGATCCATGTACTGCCGGAAGATGACGAAGAGCTCGAACGCATTGCCCGCATTCTGGGCTTTGCCGATGCGGCGGCCTTTGCCGAGGCGTTCCGCGCCGCACTCCACCAGGTCGAACGCCACTACGCAGCACTCTTCGAAACTGCGCCCGAGCTTTCGGCGGGCATCGGCAATCTGGTCTTTACCGGCGATGTCGATGACCCCGATACGTTGCAGACCCTGCAGAGATTGGGGTTCCAGCGGGCGAGCGACATCTGCCGCGTCATCCGCGGCTGGCATTTCGGCCGCTATCGCGTCACCCAGTCGGCCGAGGCGCGCGAGCGGTTGACCGAACTGACGCCGGCGCTGCTGCAATCCTTCGGTCAGACGCGCCGGGCGGACGAGGCGTTGATACGCTTCGACGAATTCCTTGCCGGCCTGCCCGCCGGCATCCAGCTCTTCTCGCTGCTCCAGTCCAATCCGGCTCTGCTGAAGCTGCTGGCGACGATCATGGGCGCGGCCCCACGGCTGGCCGCTATCATCACGCGCCGGCCGCACGTGTTCGATGGCCTGTTGGATCCGGCCCTTTTGACCGAGCTGCCGGACCGCGCCTATCTGTCCGGCCGTCTCGGCGCCTTCCTCGATGGCGACAGGGCCTATGAGGACGTGCTCGACCGCTTGCGCATCTTTGCGTCCGAGCAAAAATTCCTGATCGGTGTCAGGCTGCTTGCCGGCTCGATTGATCCGGCCCGCGCCGGCCGTGCCTTTTCCGATCTGGCCGATCTCACCATAGACGCGGCGCTGCGGGCGGTCATCGCCGAGTTCGCGCTGCGTCACGGTCGCATCGCCGGCGGCACCGTTGCGCTGCTCGGCATGGGCAAGCTCGGCAGCCGCGAATTGACGGCCGGCTCAGACGTCGACCTCATCCTCCTCTATGATCACGATGCGGATGCCGAAGAATCCGACGGCGACAAGCCGCTCGCCCCATCCCACTATTACTCCAGGATGACGCAGCGGCTGATATCAGCCGTGTCCGCGCCGACCGCCGAGGGCGTTCTCTACGAGCTCGACCTTCGCTTGCGGCCGTCCGGCAACAAGGGGCCGGTGGCCACCCATGTCGATGCATTCAAGAAGTACCAGCGCAAGGACGCCTGGACATGGGAGCATATGGCGCTGTCCAGGGCCCGCGCGATCGGTGGCGATCAAGCGCTGTGCACCGAGGTCGAGGCCGAGGTGGCGGCGGTGCTTGCCCTGCCGCGCGACAGCGCCAAGGTGATGGCCGAGGCGGCCGAAATGCGCGCGATGATCGAGAAGGAGAAGCCGCCGCGCGATCTCTGGGACATCAAGCTGATCCCGGGCGGTCTCATCGATCTCGAATTCATCGCGCAGGTGGCGGTGATCACGGGAAAGGTCGAAGCCGGCCGCCGGGTCACCGGGACGGCGGAAGTCCTGTCGAGGCTGGTGCCGGATTTCGCCGAGGCCCAAGTCAGGCAGGAGCTTTGCGATGCCTATGCGCTTTATCTGGCGCTGACCCAGATGACGCGGCTCTGCCTCACCGGCGTGTTCGAACGGGACGATGTTCCGCCGGGGCTTTTGGATCTGCTTCTGGCGGTCACCGACCTGCCGGATTTCGGTGTGCTGGAAGCGCACCTCAAGGAGACTTCGCAAAAGGTCAGAAAGGATTTCGACCTTTTGCTTCGTGCGAAACGGTCATGA
- a CDS encoding cytochrome c-type biogenesis protein gives MTARFSLASLILLLTLLFAGAALAVKPDEVLADPALEARARTLSEELRCMVCQNQSIDESDADLARDLRVLVRQRLVAGDTDRQVIDYIVSRYGEFVLLKPRFSLRNALLWGTPVLLLLAGGIFIVLTARSRRSTATNTLTAEEQAKLDTILHRD, from the coding sequence ATGACCGCAAGATTTTCGCTGGCCTCGCTGATCCTGCTGCTGACGCTGTTGTTTGCCGGCGCCGCACTTGCGGTGAAGCCCGACGAGGTTCTGGCCGACCCGGCGCTCGAGGCGCGGGCGCGGACGCTTTCGGAGGAGCTGCGCTGCATGGTTTGCCAGAACCAGTCGATCGACGAATCCGATGCTGACCTTGCCCGCGACCTGCGCGTGCTGGTGCGCCAGCGCCTCGTCGCCGGCGACACCGACCGGCAGGTGATCGACTACATCGTTTCCCGCTACGGCGAGTTCGTGCTGTTGAAGCCGCGCTTCAGCCTGCGCAATGCGTTGCTCTGGGGCACGCCGGTCCTTCTGCTCCTTGCCGGCGGGATTTTCATCGTGCTGACCGCCCGGTCGCGCCGTTCGACGGCAACCAATACGTTGACCGCCGAGGAGCAGGCGAAGCTGGACACTATTTTGCACCGGGACTGA